The following DNA comes from Occultella kanbiaonis.
TGCAGAACCACCTCCAGGGGTGCGTGGACTGCAGCGCGGTCGCGCTCGAGCTGACGGCGGTGTCGGAGAAGCTCGGCGCCGTGCTCGTGCCGGTCGTCGTCACCCTGCCGCTGTTCTTCCTGACGTCGACCGTCGTCAAGGCCGGCATCCTGCTCGGTGGCGCCGCCGGTGCGGGCGCCGCGACGAAGGCGGCGGGGACGGCCGGGACCACGGTGGCGAAGGCAGGCGTCGCGTCCGGTGGGGTCGCCGCGGCGCGCTCCGTCGGACGCGTGGTGAAGGCGAACCCGATCGTCGCGGGTGCGTCCGTGGCGATGGTCGCGCTCGTCGTGGTTGCGGCGGTGGCCTGGTCGAACCAGCCGCCGCCCGGCGTGGGTGGCGATCCGGGCGCGGCCGTCACCACCGCCGCCGATCCCGGCGCCGGTGGCGCCGACCCGGACCCGAGCGCGACGCCGACGGGCGCCCCGACCACCACCTCGCCGACGCCGACTCCGACGCCGACGTCGCCGACGAGCCCGCCGGGGACGACGGCGCCCGTCCCGGTGCCGCCCGCCGTCCCCGCGAACCCCACGTCGCCGCCGGCCACGGATCCGCCGCCCACGGACCCGGCGCCCGCGCCGGTCGATCCCAGCCCCGTCGACCCGACGCCCGTCGATCCCGCACCGGTCGACCCCGACCCAACGGACGAGCCCACCGACCCGGGCCCGGTCGAGCCCGACCCACCCGTCGCCGTGACGCTCGTCGGCACGGCCACCGGTCCCGTGCTCGTCTCGCCGACGTTGTCCGGCGCGGGGGAGCCGGGCGCGACCATCACGATCCTCGACGACGCCGGCGTCACGGTGGCGACGACGGTCGTGACCGACGACGAGTCGTGGTCGGCGATCCCGGAGCCGGCCACGGACGAGGAGGAGACTTGGTACCGCGCGACCCAGACGCTGCCTGACGCAGGCGCCGACGCGGGCCCGGCCGCCGCCGCGAGCCGGACTCTGAATGAGGCCAGTGACGCCTCGACCCCCACGGAGCCGGTGGGACCCTACCTCTTCCAGGCCCCCGTCCTCGGTCTGGAGGACGGCGACGACATCCGGTACCAGCCGCTGCTGCAGTGCGGCGACGTGCTCGGCGGCATCAACCTCACGGTCGAAGGGGAGTATCTCCAGCACGTGCGGTTCATCCTCGACTCCGAAGTCCGCGAGTCCGAGCACCCCATCGAGGACGATCTCGGTGAAGGCTGGGGCCAGGTGACGCGGTGCTGGCCGGAGCAGGGAGCCCCAGAGCTCCACGCCGGTACGCACACCGTCGGAGTGCAGTACATCGACCCCGACACCGGGGCCGCCGGCCGGGTCGATCAGGTCACCTTCAACCTCGTCCGCGCGACCGACTCCTGAGCCGAGGAAACTCCTCTCGATTCTCGCGTTATAT
Coding sequences within:
- a CDS encoding sigma-70 family RNA polymerase sigma factor; translation: MAEARDWREETDESILAEVRAGHVAVFAVLYDRYRDQAIRSAKRNGAGEHAEDVVQDAFVGVLRAIRSGGGPTQGFAPYLFGALRNVAIDRSRRVGEIPVDDLDDVAGVVEPMVVADASDDVLDRGIVTDAFKSLPARWQQVLWLTEVEGYGPAALSEEMGIKPTAVAVLASRARSGFRSAWLQAHVGAGRRTDLPAECAKVVPQLGDYETGRLTARRRLAVQNHLQGCVDCSAVALELTAVSEKLGAVLVPVVVTLPLFFLTSTVVKAGILLGGAAGAGAATKAAGTAGTTVAKAGVASGGVAAARSVGRVVKANPIVAGASVAMVALVVVAAVAWSNQPPPGVGGDPGAAVTTAADPGAGGADPDPSATPTGAPTTTSPTPTPTPTSPTSPPGTTAPVPVPPAVPANPTSPPATDPPPTDPAPAPVDPSPVDPTPVDPAPVDPDPTDEPTDPGPVEPDPPVAVTLVGTATGPVLVSPTLSGAGEPGATITILDDAGVTVATTVVTDDESWSAIPEPATDEEETWYRATQTLPDAGADAGPAAAASRTLNEASDASTPTEPVGPYLFQAPVLGLEDGDDIRYQPLLQCGDVLGGINLTVEGEYLQHVRFILDSEVRESEHPIEDDLGEGWGQVTRCWPEQGAPELHAGTHTVGVQYIDPDTGAAGRVDQVTFNLVRATDS